TCAGTAAATTGTTACTTCTTCACTGTTAgttatttgctttattaaaggaaaaactttaataaaacaaattcaatttaacagagtttaattcaGCAAAGAACAATTCACAGATCAGACTGTCCCCAGAACCAGATTAGGTTCAGAGGGACTCCAGGGCCGCCACACAGTCAGAAAACATcgatggacagaaaaaggaaagtgacaaaTAGAAACcgaaagtgaggtacagaaacagctggactGGTTACAGCTGgaatttgccttatttgaacacagttggCTGTCTGTGATTGACCAAAACTCTGTGATTGGTATAAGACGCAGTTACAATGtacacatccagttaggttacagtttaCTATGTACAAATAAACCGTTAGGcggaacttaaaatatgtaaggatgtggctttaggctaaacttaatttaacagcCTGTATTTCCAAGGAATTTACTAGCAATCCTGGTGTGTTAGGAAACGATGACTCTCATTTAGCATGTGGGGCTTAACGTTTTTAAATTGGAGGGTGGCGTGGAGCCGACAGTTGAGGAGGCAGTATATAGAACCACTTAACCAGGTACCCCAACTAAGTGCTGTATTTCTGCCACCGGGGAAAACAGGAGGCcagttttcattgttgttgttgttgttgttgttgttttggagatggagtcttgctctatcgcccaggctggagtgcagtggcgtgacctcggctcactgcaatttccgcctcccaggttcaagcgattctcctgtctcagccgcccaagtagctgggattacaggcacgtgccaccacacttagctaatttttgtatttttagtagagaccgggtttcaccatgttggccaggatggtctcaatctgctgacctcgtgatccgcccaccagtcttttacaaaatataaacattttactaaaggagggagaaaatattattttgaaagttgGATGCATTTTCAGGTGGTTGTGCTGGGAATGGTGAGGTTCTTCCAGGGAAGGGAATTACTTTTTCCTTCAGGACCATGCATTGATGGATAACTGGAGGTGATGCTGTCCCCTGCCGGACATGGTCAGGGGAGACAGGGAGTGAGGGAAGTTGTCACGGAGTAAGAAACAATTTTCCCTTGAAGTGCTCGGGGGAAGAAATGACGGGGCGGGAGTGCAAATGGGCATACAGTGACCCAGGCGTTACATCAGCTGGAGCACTGAGTGGGATTTGAGAATTCATTTAGGGAAGGAATTCAGAGTCACAGTGGACTTCAAATCTCCTTATCCCATATTTCTTAAACAGTTGGGGTAAGAGCTagattttctgttatttgtgaTGGGTGCCTGAGCCGTTTGGAAAAGGTGACCCTAGAAGGCCGGAGGAATTGGGAATGTCTGAGTTGCCTTTGAAGAGTTGAGTAACAGTCTGTATGTGCTGGGAACCTGAAGAAATTACTCCTGAAGGTTAGTCCTAAAgtgtttcatttcattatttctcaTGGAAGGAGAAACTCTAGATGAACTTAGCGACCTATGTAGGACTTGGGGAAGGGCTTGGCAGACGTTTAGGGTCTTTGCAATGAATCTGACCCTATAAGTCAGCTGCAGCTTCTCATTGGTCTATACATACCTGTCTGGATAAAGGGCTCCTTTGAATATATCTGATCATCTCCTTTTGAAAATTCAGTAATTTCTCTCCTAGGAGACTGCTACTCATCCTACCTTTCTGAATATCCATTACTCCTTCTTCCCACAGCTTGAAGGCAGGTCCACtcctcctcctggaagccttccctTGACCGATTCCTCGCTGAGTTCACAGGTATCTCATCCATGACCAAGTTTTGCCCCCTTCCATGAGGTGAAAGGCTCTCAAGATGAGAGCTTTAGGTCCTGAGTTTAGAATGCCCATTTCTTTGTGGATGTCCTTGGCTCTTTAAACTCATGGTATCTCAGACCAATGAGATGATCTCCCTCCTTCTCATCTACTTAGACCTCTGATTAGCTGATGGCATGACTGTGTTCCCGGTCACACAGGTTAGACATTTCACCTGCCTCACTGCCTGTGTCCTAGCTCTATTACGTCTTCCAATTCTGCAGTGTAGATAGGATGAGGGCTCTTGGGGGGTAATGCAATTCACTGTGTATTTGCTTAGGTATCAGTTATTCCCAAGCCCTCATTTTGGCCAGATGAAATGCCTCTGCCCATGAAGTTTCACCTTGTTCTCTAGCCCAACATATTGCCCTCTCTTCTGTGGACTTTTCATGCCATTGCGTCAGCACATTCTCATGTTCCAGAGCATGCTGGCCTTGTATCACACTTACTGATGTCTGTGGACATTCCTCTACCTACAATGTGAGCTCATTGTGAACAGGATGTTTATCTGATCTACCCACTTCCTTATCTCAGTGACTTGTACTTATTTGGTCTCAGTAAATGAGGTTTTTCTGGCCATTAGCACATTATGTGCATTCTAATCACTTAAACTTGCCTGTATCTCCCACTGGTGGATAAGTTTCTTGAGGACTGGACAAAGCATGATTTAGCTTTGTGTCCAGTATGTGAACTGAGCGCTGTGCCAGATAAAACCAAAGtgtataataaatgttaaattaaatgGGCGAAGTTATCTTCATTTATCATTTAGTATTTATTATACCTTAAATAACTCCAACATTAAAAGTTtagggttaaaaaaagaaaggtttggCAAAAGCAGATGAGCCTATAAGGGAAATGGACAAGGAGAGACTAGAGATAGAGGAGGAGATCTAAGAGAATGTGGTGTCACAGGAAAGGAAAGAGTTTAGATGGGGACCAAATATGAAGACAACTGGTTTAGCACCATGGAGGTCTCTGGGGAGCTATGTAGAGTCATTTTTCCTTGGGAGGAAAGGACCAGGAGCCACAGTGGTTACACTGATGAGTGAGTGAGGGGGAGATGCAAAGATGGAGGGGAAAAGTATTAATAACTGTTCAAGAACTTTGCCTATACAAAAGAGGAGGGTAATAGGGAAGCAAAAAGACATGGGAGCAGGATCCAGAGaggattttcatttaaaatgggGCATATGAGTATGTTAAAAGCTGATGGAGTGGGGAAAACTTTCtgggaaaaatataaaacctttGATAAGATCTAAGATACTTAATTACATAAAACTAATTATTTTTGCGTGATAAAATCAAGTGAGATATtgggaaagaatatttttaacatcCATAACAGATGTGACACACAATTTGGATGATCACAGAGATGCAAAAACAATGTATTTGTAACTGCATTCTACCTGCTTCTCAGCTGTCATTTCTATTTATAGCAGAAGACAACCACACCAACAGACGAAAAAATTAAACTATCCCCTCaatattatttagttatttttctgtaCTTATCCTTAAAAACCCAGATAATAGGTTCTGTCTTCAAGGAATCCACATGATTTCCTTTACCTTTGTACACAATTGTATTGGTCACCATAACACTGTTTTGTAATTACATACTGCACATCTGCGTCTCCAACCTGACTCTGAGTTTGTTGAGAGCAGAGACATTCTCAGTATCCAGTTTATGCCCATTAACTATGTTGATTCTTGTTGTATGATAGTCACGTAAGTCCCCTGTGGACTTCGGTGCTTTGTAGTGTTAGGTAGGACTATTTCTGCATTTGTCACATTCCTAAAAGGAATGTTTTCAGTCCCCAGCAAGTTCCCCTGTTGCCCCTTCTGAGTCAGAACCCACCTTCTCCAAATATAACTATGCTCGATTTCTAGCACCATCGATTAGTTTTGCCCGTTCTTCAACCTCATATAAAATCAGTCATACAGCTTGTTTTCTTATGTCTGACTTCTTTTGTTCAACATTAAGTCTGTGAGATCAAAATGTGTTGATGTATGTCAGCAGGTCAgcagtttgttctttttccttgttgTGTACTATTTTATTGCATGAATGAtgattgttttaataaataacaataaacctttttttttttttttgctttttagagaAAAGTCTTTTCCCAACTCTAGAATATTATTTAGTCAAGAATATGTTtggttttaaatgttttcctatgTTACACGTTACACGGGTCtctaaaacataagaaaaacaagAGCCCATGTTTCTCTCCTTgaaaacaggattttaaaaaatacacaaatgaaaattaatgaactcTTAGTAGAGTTCCTTTCCACGGAGTTGGGGGAAAGTTGCCCTTCCAGGGTTTTGCTCTGTAGGACCACCCTGAATGTTACCTTGGACTATGGGAGTAGCAGGGGGCTTCCTGAGTAGAGGGCTCCCTTGCCTGATGTGCTTTTATGTCTCTTTCCGTCTCCTTGCATCGGCGATTTCCAGTGAGATGAGTCAGAAAACGACCAAGGAGGGTCCCAGACTCTCCAAAAACCAGAGGTACTCCGAGCACTTCAGCATACACTGCTGCCCGCCGTTCACCTTCCTCAATTCCAAGAAGGAGATAGTGGATCGGAAATACAGCATCTGTAAGAGCGGCTGCTTCTaccagaagaaagaggaggacTGGATCTGCTGCGCCTGCCAAAAGACCAGGTGAGCGGTCGCCCAGCCCCGCGGCACGGCTGGGCACAGCGCGTGGTCTCGGCTCCGGGCACGCCCCTCCCGCTCCGCACCCCACTCTTCCCCCCAGTCGGCTCCGGGTTAGGCTCCGACACCGGAAGGCACTCCAGGGAGACTGGAAGGTGGGTGGGGGAGCAGGGCCTTCCTACCTGTTTCCAGCTCCTGCCAGCGTCGCTTAAGCAGCCGAGGAGAGCCCTGGCTCCCGCCTCCAGCTTCTTTTGGCCCTCTCAGAACCAGCCGCCGTGCCACGTCCCCTCAGAAGCCCAAGAAACAGCCAGCTGCGCCCCCCGCGGTGGTCAGAGCGCCAGCCAAGCCACGGTCCCCTCCGAGGTCTGAGCGTCAGCCACGGTCCCCTCCGAGGTCTGAGCGTCAGCCACGGTCCCCTCCGAGGTCTGAGCGTCAGCCACGCCCCCGCCCAGAGGTCCGACCACCGCCAGCCAAGCAGCGTCCCCCTCAGAAGTCCAAGCAACAGCAGCGCAGCAGCCCCCTCAGAGGGCCAGGCGCCAGTCGTGGGGGGTCCCCCGTCAAAGCTTCTAGGTTCTGGTAACACCATCTCTTCCCTTTTGTTCCCCAGCCCTAAGGTTAGTAGCTGCTTCCTGTGTTTACTAACACCGGGCTGTCTCCACAGCCCTTTTCAGCCTTATTACCCAACCTGTGTAATCAGCTCCCTCCATTAAATCCCCTCTGGTTGAAATACCTAGTGTGGCTTCTGGTTTCCTCCTAGATGCTATTGGTGCATACTTTGGGTGGCTGTGGCCATTGCTTCCTTTGTTTAATAGGACTGGAAGTTGTTAATCTATCAATTGAGATTATAGACCATGGTAACAGATTGAATAAATGAGTTCCTGAATGCCTGTGCCTCAGGGAGATAAGGAATGGTGACTCTAATCCTTATATGTAAAAGGAGAGGGTAATCCATTGGACCCATCCATCCTCCCAACACACTTCATCTCATGTCAATCTCAGTGGCAATaccgttcattcattcactcattcacttactcaACAAATCCTATTGTATACCTGTAAAGTTCCATTTGATGTGCTAGGGGAAGGGAATATGGCAGCGAGGAAGCTGTGTTATTTGAGATTCACCAGGACCATATAAGAGAATAGGTGTCATCGTGTAGGGATCAGTGCCATAATGTTTTCGTAATATGCATGTACGTGGGACCATGAAAACCATAAGCAGGGAGTTACTAGCTCTGCCACAGGAGTTTGGGGCTTTACAAGGGACATTTGGATAGGATGAGTAGACGGCAAAAGCAAGGTGAGTCATATAGAGACAAAAAGAGGGCCAGGGATGAACATGTTCACCTACCCTATCTTAGtaggctaggttttttttttctttctttctttcttttctttttgttttgtttcttttttttccttttcttttttttttttttttttttttttttttttagcagttttaggttcacagcaaaattaaggggaaggtacagagatttcccctAAATTCttgccccaacacacacatgcctgaccaattttaaaatttatttttatttatttatttatttactgttctGAAGGTATATCAGCATGCCAACTTTTTAGAGCTTTTATTATTTGGAAGTGAACCTGTTTATAAGTTGGTGTTAATTGTATTCTGATACCCAGCACTTCTGTAGCATCTACTGTGTGTAGGTATCACATAATGTTTACTGATTTAGGAGGAAGAAAAGTCAATGGGGGAGAATGTTAAAGATGCCCCTAGATAATATGGTTTTTGGGTCACCACTAAGGCCTGGGCATCTGCCTTTTTAGTAAGAATTCACCACCCCCTCCCCTCAAGGTACAGTTATGTAGACAGTACACAGACTACACAATGATCAATGCTGACCTAAACAACCCATAAATGAATAATCCAGATTATTTGTGATGTGAGGTAAAGAAATGTGGAAAGTGACAAATTTATGGTACCAAAAGTGAAAGCATTAAAAAGGCACAAGATTAGGCAAGTGTAATTTGTGAAGGAAGTAACTACTCACTAAAACTTTAACAGCAAGTTGTATGACAGGTTACCTAGTCATTAACTGAGACCCTCTTAAGGAGCATGAGTAGAAGGGTCCTAGGAGAGGTAAGTATTGATATATGGAAGTAGttagaaaatgtataaaacagaGGAAATTAGTTGTATAAAAGGCATGTCACCTATGGTGGTGGCTTTGGGTGGCTGGAGTTCAATCAGGACACGGAAAGGAGTTAGAAGACAATGAAAGCAAACTTCACCATACTCACAGATTTGTCTGGACCTAACCTTGCTCAGTGTATTCACCTAAATTCAGGAGGTATCCTAGTGCTGGCGTGCTTTGACTCCCTCAGTTAACTAATCTCAGTGGGTATCAGAGAAGGTGCCTCCACAGGCTGTTATTACCTTCTTAGCCATTGTCCCTTACCTGGGAACAGAGGATCTGAAAGGCTTCATTCATAATGTCCCATGACTTCACTTATGCACTATCGGAGTCCTACTTGAgatattcatttttccttcttagaTTCCCAAAGGTCTTCAGGTAATATATTGGAGCCACTTCTTCGTCATATTGTCTATTCCTTTTATTGATACTGATTGACTATTTTGAATCGAAGGAGTGGGAGGCAGGTTGATAGGAAATATTTGCTCTTAAGCAGAGCTACTAACTTGCACATgaagaaaggataaaaaagatTTTCTGAAGCCAACTTGCTTTCTGAAACAGTGCTATTTCTGAAGTATTGCTTgtagaggttaaataattttggCAAAGGCCTAATTGGGTTCTTAATAACTCCTTTGGATAGGTCTTCTCAAAAACCAGAGAATGATGTAATATTAGAAACCGATTGTATGGTTGTAGCATCCTGATTAAACATGGTGGCATTCTTAATATTTGATAGGAGGTAACAGTGGCGTCTCCCTCTTAGTTTATTCTGTCCTCTCAATTCTGAGATTTTAGGAATTCACAAGGTTGTCCTTGCCTTTGGGTTTAACAGGTACGTCCTGGGCCTCTTTTGGTTTTAGTATTCTGCTTTTGGGAGCTGGGGATCTGTGGTTCTTTGAAAACCACCGTGGCTGTGGGTGGTTAATTTGGAGTCAATCAGTCACATATATTCAGAAGTGCTGTGTGTGCCTttgactcatttttttctgcacaacatgttttatattattaaattgagCCCTGCACACAAGCAGCCTGGCAGACTGTGATTTTCCAGGAAAGAGCAGAGCTAGAGAAAAGGTCTGAGCTCTTTGCTTTCTGTTCAGGCTCTTGTTCTGCCTGTGTCTCAGGTTGCATTACTGCTTTTATTAGTTTGGGTGACTTAACTCTTGAATTTTACCCTACCTGTGGCACACCGTCTTTCCTATCTGGGAGCAGGCCTTTATACATCCTGGTGGTCCCTACAGTACAATGCTTATGCAGAGCAGATGCTTTTGCAGAGGCCTAGATTAGCCAGAGAGGCTTCCAGTCCTGGGAGCTGTGTGTTGTTTTGGAGTGTGACAGCCTCTGTCTGGTCACAGGTCCTTACCTGGTCCAGACCACATGGTTAACTATGCTTTCTCTGATAGCCTTAACCCAATTGTCTCTCATTCTCCTTCAACACTCATTTTATAAATACCTGATTCTAGATTAAGCTCACCACCTGCCTGCATTGGTTTTCCAGCTGCTGAGGATGGTCATGTGTGCATAGAGCTGCTGAGCACAGTTTGGGAAAAGCTTTATAGCCTGGTGGGTTGGTGCCACCAAAAATGGATGAACCCCAGCTACTCCCCAGACTGTCTTGGCTCCACCAGCCCCTGCACATTCATCGGAATATACATCTGTCTTTAAATCCTTCCCCTCAGCCTCAGAGGATGAAGCATTTATTCGCTGATGAGGCCagtcccccacccctccctgtgATCTTCCAACCTCTTATCTCCTTTGGGGTCTTGCTGTACAACTTAGCAACCCTCCTAACCACTTCAGCCTTTGTATCTTGTCTCTTTCTCATTAGCATTTTGACATGTTTTGCTCTCTCATATTGACTACGTGTTCATGTCTGGCCCTATCCTCTTTTCTCTCTACCttagacaaattttaaaaagaatagtgtAAACTCATCATCTTTACTTCCTCAAATCCCATTTGCTCTTC
This sequence is a window from Macaca fascicularis isolate 582-1 chromosome 2, T2T-MFA8v1.1. Protein-coding genes within it:
- the MOBP gene encoding myelin-associated oligodendrocyte basic protein isoform X2, producing the protein MSQKTTKEGPRLSKNQRYSEHFSIHCCPPFTFLNSKKEIVDRKYSICKSGCFYQKKEEDWICCACQKTRTSRRATSPQKPKKQPAAPPAVVRAPAKPRSPPRSERQPRSPPRSERQPRSPPRSERQPRPRPEVRPPPAKQRPPQKSKQQQRSSPLRGPGASRGGSPVKASRFW
- the MOBP gene encoding myelin-associated oligodendrocyte basic protein isoform X3, with protein sequence MSQKTTKEGPRLSKNQRYSEHFSIHCCPPFTFLNSKKEIVDRKYSICKSGCFYQKKEEDWICCACQKTRTSRRATSPQKPKKQPAAPPAVVRAPAKPRSPPRSERQPRSPPRSERQPRSPPRSERQPRPRPEVRPPPAKQRPPQKSKQQQRSSPLRGPGASRGGSPVKASRF
- the MOBP gene encoding myelin-associated oligodendrocyte basic protein isoform X1, whose translation is MSQKTTKEGPRLSKNQRYSEHFSIHCCPPFTFLNSKKEIVDRKYSICKSGCFYQKKEEDWICCACQKTRTSRRATSPQKPKKQPAAPPAVVRAPAKPRSPPRSERQPRSPPRSERQPRSPPRSERQPRPRPEVRPPPAKQRPPQKSKQQQRSSPLRGPGASRGGSPVKASRLKRKIRPTPKKK
- the MOBP gene encoding myelin-associated oligodendrocyte basic protein isoform X4; its protein translation is MSQKTTKEGPRLSKNQRYSEHFSIHCCPPFTFLNSKKEIVDRKYSICKSGCFYQKKEEDWICCACQKTRLKRKIRPTPKKK